A single Malaclemys terrapin pileata isolate rMalTer1 chromosome 3, rMalTer1.hap1, whole genome shotgun sequence DNA region contains:
- the IMP3 gene encoding U3 small nucleolar ribonucleoprotein protein IMP3, which produces MVRKLKFHEQKLLKRLDLVSWEAASGNLAELRVLRRYRLQRREDYTRYNQLSRAVRELARRIRDLGEADAAFRARCTAALLEKLYGLGLVSSKHSLEQCERVSASSFCRRRLPCLLLRLRMAQKLRDAITFIEQGHVRVGPEVVTDPACLVTRATEDFITWTDSSRIRQHVLNYNQERDDFDLAC; this is translated from the coding sequence ATGGTGCGGAAGCTGAAGTTCCACGAGCAGAAGCTGCTGAAGCGGCTGGACCTGGTGAGCTGGGAAGCGGCCTCGGGGAACCTGGCCGAGCTGCGGGTGCTGCGGCGCTACCGCCTGCAGCGCCGGGAGGACTACACCCGCTACAACCAGCTGAGCCGGGCCGTGCGGGAGCTGGCGCGCCGCATCCGCGACCTGGGCGAGGCCGACGCTGCCTTCCGGGCCCGCTGCACGGCCGCGCTGCTGGAGAAGCTCTACGGGCTGGGGCTGGTGAGCTCCAAGCACTCGCTGGAGCAGTGCGAGCGGGTCTCGGCCAGCTCCTTCTGCCGCCGCCGCCTGCCCTGCCTGCTGCTCCGGCTCCGCATGGCCCAGAAGCTGCGCGACGCCATCACCTTCATCGAGCAGGGACACGTGCGGGTGGGGCCCGAGGTGGTGACCGACCCCGCCTGCCTGGTGACCCGGGCCACGGAGGATTTCATCACCTGGACCGACTCGTCCCGCATCCGCCAGCACGTGCTGAACTACAACCAGGAGAGGGATGACTTCGACCTGGCCTGCTAG
- the PLA2G7 gene encoding platelet-activating factor acetylhydrolase isoform X1, whose translation MQSSKFHLLFHFRYWLLWTSIGKLGEIKLAGLSVNAQMEMGSKSSAKFNGIPEGKGPYSVGCTDLMTDYTIQGSFFRLYYPSQNGTSSEETKWIPSSEYYRGLADFLNVYRVLGETFFQYYVGSVTCPAKWNAAFKPGEKYPLIIFSHGLGAFRTIYSAICIEMASQGFIVAAVEHRDESSSATYYRKENPVFEAQEEATENLEDEWIYYRKLKRGEQEFPLRHQQLQQRTEECIKALDLILGINNGNHVVNVLSLNFDWTLLKESIDGDRIAVMGHSFGAATAIKALSKDARFKCGIALDAWMLPLDDDVYSRVEQPLLFINSEKFQWVSNVLKMKKLDSTGKIRKMITIKGSVHQSFPDFTFLTGNFVGKIFKLKGEIDPNIAIDISNKASLAFLQKHLGLKKDFDQWDALVDGEGHNVIPGTNIDLPSTQPETLE comes from the exons ATGCAGTCTTCAAAATTTCATTTACTTTTCCATTTCCGTTACTGGTTACTCTGGACTAGCATAGGGAAATTGGGAGAAATTAAATTAGCAG GCTTGTCTGTTAATGCACAGATGGAAATGGGGAGCAAGAGCTCTGCAAAGTTTAATGGAatccccgaggggaaggggccttACTCTGTTGGCTGCACGGACCTGATGACTGATTACACGATTCAG GGAAGCTTCTTTCGTCTGTATTATCCTTCGCAAAATGGCACAAGTAGTGAAGAAACCAAGTGGATCCCCAGCAGTGAATATTATCGTGGACTTGCTGACTTCCTCAACGTGTACCGGGTGTTAGGAGAGACATTTTTTCAGTACTATGTTG GCTCAGTGACTTGTCCTGCAAAATGGAATGCTGCTTTCAAGCCTGGAGAGAAATACCCCCTCATTATTTTTTCCCATGGACTTGGAGCTTTCCG GACTATATATTCTGCTATCTGCATTGAGATGGCATCTCAGGGTTTTATAGTTGCTGCTGTGGAGCACAG AGATGAATCCTCTTCTGCGACTTACTACCGTAAGGAGAATCCTGTTTTTGAAGCACAAGAAGAGGCTACAGAAAATCTGGAAGACGAATGGATCTATTACAGAAAACTAAAACGAGGTGAACAGGAATTTCCTCTACGCCACCAACAG TTGCAGCAGAGAACAGAGGAGTGTATCAAAGCTCTTGACCTAATTCTTGGTATTAATAATGGAAATCATGTAGTGAATGTACTATCTTTAAACTTTGATTGGACTCTGTTAAAG GAGTCTATTGATGGTGACAGAATAGCTGTGATGGGACACTCTTTTGGTGCTGCCACAGCCATTAAGGCTCTTAGCAAAGACGCTAGATTCAA GTGTGGCATTGCCCTGGATGCATGGATGCTTCCTCTAGATGATGACGTTTATTCCAGGGTCGAACAGCCATTGTTGTTTATCAACTCAGAAAAATTCCAGTGGGTTTCAAATGTTCTAAAAATGAAGAAACTTGACTCCactggcaaaataagaaaaatgatcACTATCAA GGGATCAGTACATCAGAGTTTTCCAGATTTTACCTTCCTGACTGGTAACTTTGTTGGAAAGATTTTCAAATTAAAGGGAGAAATAGACCCAAACATAGCTATAGATATTAGCAACAAAGCTTCATTAGCCTTCTTGCAGAAACATTTAG GTCTGAAGAAAGATTTTGATCAATGGGACGCTCTCGTAGATGGCGAAGGACATAATGTCATTCCTGGAACCAACATTGATCTACCCTCAACTCAGCCTGAAACACTAGAATGA
- the PLA2G7 gene encoding platelet-activating factor acetylhydrolase isoform X2, protein MEMGSKSSAKFNGIPEGKGPYSVGCTDLMTDYTIQGSFFRLYYPSQNGTSSEETKWIPSSEYYRGLADFLNVYRVLGETFFQYYVGSVTCPAKWNAAFKPGEKYPLIIFSHGLGAFRTIYSAICIEMASQGFIVAAVEHRDESSSATYYRKENPVFEAQEEATENLEDEWIYYRKLKRGEQEFPLRHQQLQQRTEECIKALDLILGINNGNHVVNVLSLNFDWTLLKESIDGDRIAVMGHSFGAATAIKALSKDARFKCGIALDAWMLPLDDDVYSRVEQPLLFINSEKFQWVSNVLKMKKLDSTGKIRKMITIKGSVHQSFPDFTFLTGNFVGKIFKLKGEIDPNIAIDISNKASLAFLQKHLGLKKDFDQWDALVDGEGHNVIPGTNIDLPSTQPETLE, encoded by the exons ATGGAAATGGGGAGCAAGAGCTCTGCAAAGTTTAATGGAatccccgaggggaaggggccttACTCTGTTGGCTGCACGGACCTGATGACTGATTACACGATTCAG GGAAGCTTCTTTCGTCTGTATTATCCTTCGCAAAATGGCACAAGTAGTGAAGAAACCAAGTGGATCCCCAGCAGTGAATATTATCGTGGACTTGCTGACTTCCTCAACGTGTACCGGGTGTTAGGAGAGACATTTTTTCAGTACTATGTTG GCTCAGTGACTTGTCCTGCAAAATGGAATGCTGCTTTCAAGCCTGGAGAGAAATACCCCCTCATTATTTTTTCCCATGGACTTGGAGCTTTCCG GACTATATATTCTGCTATCTGCATTGAGATGGCATCTCAGGGTTTTATAGTTGCTGCTGTGGAGCACAG AGATGAATCCTCTTCTGCGACTTACTACCGTAAGGAGAATCCTGTTTTTGAAGCACAAGAAGAGGCTACAGAAAATCTGGAAGACGAATGGATCTATTACAGAAAACTAAAACGAGGTGAACAGGAATTTCCTCTACGCCACCAACAG TTGCAGCAGAGAACAGAGGAGTGTATCAAAGCTCTTGACCTAATTCTTGGTATTAATAATGGAAATCATGTAGTGAATGTACTATCTTTAAACTTTGATTGGACTCTGTTAAAG GAGTCTATTGATGGTGACAGAATAGCTGTGATGGGACACTCTTTTGGTGCTGCCACAGCCATTAAGGCTCTTAGCAAAGACGCTAGATTCAA GTGTGGCATTGCCCTGGATGCATGGATGCTTCCTCTAGATGATGACGTTTATTCCAGGGTCGAACAGCCATTGTTGTTTATCAACTCAGAAAAATTCCAGTGGGTTTCAAATGTTCTAAAAATGAAGAAACTTGACTCCactggcaaaataagaaaaatgatcACTATCAA GGGATCAGTACATCAGAGTTTTCCAGATTTTACCTTCCTGACTGGTAACTTTGTTGGAAAGATTTTCAAATTAAAGGGAGAAATAGACCCAAACATAGCTATAGATATTAGCAACAAAGCTTCATTAGCCTTCTTGCAGAAACATTTAG GTCTGAAGAAAGATTTTGATCAATGGGACGCTCTCGTAGATGGCGAAGGACATAATGTCATTCCTGGAACCAACATTGATCTACCCTCAACTCAGCCTGAAACACTAGAATGA